The following proteins come from a genomic window of Methylorubrum populi:
- the modA gene encoding molybdate ABC transporter substrate-binding protein: MALTRTRFLAGLVAITMAGTLPAPAAEAPTVFAAASLKNALDDIAGSYAKEGKPTPKVSYAASNTLAKQIEQGATADLFFSADLDWMDYLAKKDLIQPDTRVSLLANSIVLIAPKDAKAEVKMGPGLDLTAALGSGKLAMGNVEAVPAGKYGKAALEKLGGWSGVKDRIAQAESVRAALLLVSRGEAPLGIVYATDAAADANVKIVATFPADSHPAIVYPVAITKDSRNPDASALLTYLRGPAAKAAFEKQGFTVLNRSATAAQ; the protein is encoded by the coding sequence ATGGCCCTCACCCGCACCCGCTTCCTGGCCGGCCTCGTCGCCATCACTATGGCGGGGACGCTGCCCGCACCGGCCGCTGAGGCGCCGACGGTCTTTGCCGCCGCGAGCCTGAAGAACGCCCTCGACGACATCGCCGGAAGCTACGCCAAGGAGGGCAAGCCGACCCCAAAAGTCTCGTATGCGGCCTCGAACACGCTGGCCAAGCAGATCGAGCAGGGCGCCACCGCCGACCTGTTCTTCTCGGCCGATCTCGACTGGATGGACTATCTCGCCAAGAAGGATCTCATCCAGCCCGATACACGGGTGAGCCTTCTGGCCAACAGCATCGTGCTGATCGCGCCGAAGGACGCCAAGGCCGAGGTGAAGATGGGGCCGGGGCTCGATCTCACGGCGGCGCTGGGCTCCGGCAAGCTCGCCATGGGCAATGTCGAGGCGGTGCCGGCCGGCAAGTACGGCAAGGCGGCGCTGGAGAAGCTCGGCGGCTGGTCGGGCGTGAAGGACAGGATCGCGCAGGCCGAGAGCGTGCGGGCCGCCCTGCTTCTCGTCTCGCGCGGCGAGGCGCCGCTCGGCATCGTCTACGCCACCGACGCGGCGGCGGACGCGAACGTGAAGATCGTCGCCACCTTCCCTGCCGATAGCCACCCGGCGATCGTCTATCCGGTCGCGATCACCAAGGATTCGCGCAACCCCGACGCGTCCGCCCTCCTGACCTACCTGCGCGGCCCCGCCGCCAAGGCCGCTTTCGAGAAGCAGGGCTTCACCGTGCTGAACCGTTCGGCCACCGCCGCGCAGTGA
- a CDS encoding winged helix-turn-helix domain-containing protein — MARLSIRIDLGPDWRIGPGKVQLLEAIAEHGSISAAGRALGMSYRRAWLLVEDMNKGFGRPVIEAQIGGKAGGGARLSAFGTDVVAHYRAIEHAAEKAAAPFLARLTQSADPAA; from the coding sequence ATGGCCCGTTTGAGCATCCGCATCGATCTCGGACCGGATTGGCGGATCGGACCGGGCAAGGTCCAGCTTCTCGAAGCGATCGCCGAGCACGGCTCGATCTCCGCAGCGGGCCGGGCGCTGGGCATGTCCTACCGCCGCGCCTGGCTCCTCGTCGAGGACATGAACAAGGGCTTCGGGCGTCCGGTGATCGAGGCACAGATCGGCGGCAAGGCGGGCGGCGGTGCCCGGCTCTCGGCCTTCGGGACGGACGTCGTTGCGCATTACCGGGCGATCGAGCACGCCGCCGAGAAGGCGGCCGCACCGTTCCTCGCCCGCCTGACACAATCGGCCGATCCGGCGGCGTAA
- a CDS encoding TerB family tellurite resistance protein, protein MFNMFKSQASLDLTPRNCMAAALIYCMASDGEIDPEEIGHLISVLGRNATRQQLDTVLRYTRATQPAQFLADAAPRLRPEQRLCIVLNMIDSAMSDGEAEPGEERLILQFAQAFALSESELTPHFRTLVAKNDRAVLDR, encoded by the coding sequence ATGTTCAACATGTTCAAGTCACAGGCCTCCCTCGACCTCACGCCCCGGAACTGCATGGCCGCCGCCCTGATCTACTGCATGGCCTCCGACGGCGAGATCGATCCCGAGGAGATCGGCCACCTGATCTCGGTCCTGGGACGCAACGCGACGCGGCAGCAGCTCGATACGGTCCTGCGATACACCCGCGCCACTCAGCCGGCGCAGTTCCTCGCCGATGCGGCGCCCAGGCTGCGGCCGGAGCAGCGGCTCTGCATCGTTCTGAACATGATCGACAGCGCGATGTCGGACGGCGAGGCCGAGCCCGGCGAAGAGCGGTTGATCCTGCAGTTCGCCCAGGCCTTCGCGCTGTCGGAGAGCGAGCTGACGCCGCATTTCCGCACGCTCGTGGCCAAGAACGACCGGGCCGTGCTGGACCGCTGA
- a CDS encoding PTS sugar transporter subunit IIA — protein sequence MTSSPVGPVPDEAMSVDGLLAPGQVIHGLRVSGKAALLDDLAGRAARMLALDAGAIRAALVRREGLGSTGIGGGVALPHARLDAVRQPYGLLARLRDPLDFDAIDERPVDLVFLLLLPAGSGGETLNALARVARRLRDPETAAALRGARDAAGLLALVSGRTLDRA from the coding sequence GTGACGTCGTCCCCCGTCGGCCCGGTGCCGGACGAGGCGATGAGCGTCGACGGCCTCCTCGCGCCGGGGCAGGTGATCCACGGCCTGCGGGTTTCGGGCAAGGCCGCTCTTCTCGATGACCTGGCCGGGCGCGCGGCGCGGATGCTCGCTCTCGACGCCGGCGCCATCCGCGCGGCCCTCGTCCGGCGCGAGGGGCTCGGCTCGACCGGAATCGGTGGGGGCGTGGCGCTGCCGCACGCGCGCCTGGACGCCGTCCGGCAGCCCTACGGCCTGCTGGCGCGCCTGCGCGATCCCCTCGACTTCGATGCCATCGACGAGCGGCCGGTCGATCTCGTGTTCCTGCTGCTGCTGCCCGCGGGGAGCGGCGGCGAGACCCTGAACGCCCTGGCCCGCGTCGCGCGCCGGCTGCGGGACCCGGAGACCGCGGCGGCCCTGCGCGGCGCGCGCGACGCGGCCGGCCTCCTCGCGCTGGTGAGCGGCCGGACCCTCGACAGGGCGTGA
- a CDS encoding response regulator, whose amino-acid sequence MSATILVIDDEPPIRKLLRMGLSTQGYAILEAGNAAAALAVLGRDRVDLVILDLGLPDMRGHDLLRAIRARHPGLPVVVLSSRDDEGGKVEALDLGADDYVTKPFGMAELLARLRAALRHQLAVQGERPVFRVEGLSVDLVRRIVRVDGAEVKLTPREYDFLRVMVMHAGKVLTHAQLMQAVSVSSDPQYLRVYMRQLRQKLEADPERPRILLTETGVGYRLRAPDDEPALRPPAAEDAGNGDARSAERPVERAATPAAPGTDP is encoded by the coding sequence ATGAGCGCGACCATCCTGGTCATCGACGACGAGCCGCCGATCCGCAAGCTCCTGCGGATGGGGCTGTCCACGCAGGGCTACGCCATCCTGGAGGCGGGCAATGCCGCCGCCGCCCTGGCGGTGCTGGGGCGGGACAGGGTCGATCTGGTCATCCTCGATCTCGGCCTGCCCGACATGCGCGGCCACGACCTGCTGCGCGCGATCCGGGCGCGCCATCCCGGCCTGCCCGTGGTGGTGCTGTCGAGCCGGGACGACGAGGGCGGCAAGGTCGAGGCGCTCGATCTCGGGGCGGACGACTACGTCACCAAGCCCTTCGGCATGGCGGAGCTCCTCGCCCGCCTGCGGGCGGCCCTGCGGCACCAGCTCGCCGTCCAGGGCGAGCGCCCGGTCTTCCGGGTCGAAGGCCTCTCGGTCGATCTCGTCCGGCGCATCGTGCGGGTCGACGGCGCCGAGGTGAAGCTCACCCCGCGCGAGTACGATTTCCTGCGGGTCATGGTGATGCATGCCGGCAAGGTGCTGACCCACGCCCAGCTGATGCAGGCGGTCTCGGTCTCGTCGGACCCGCAATATCTGCGCGTCTACATGCGCCAGCTGCGGCAGAAGCTGGAGGCCGATCCCGAGCGCCCGCGCATCCTCCTCACCGAGACCGGCGTCGGCTACCGCCTGCGGGCGCCCGACGACGAGCCGGCCCTCCGGCCGCCCGCGGCGGAGGATGCCGGGAACGGTGACGCGCGCTCGGCCGAGCGCCCGGTCGAGCGCGCTGCGACCCCGGCCGCGCCGGGGACGGATCCGTGA
- a CDS encoding sensor histidine kinase, with the protein MTGTGRDPNRPSPDALLEAARREARTRGRLKVFLGAAPGVGKTYEMLTVGRARRKSGADVVVGVVETHGRAETEALLAGFETIPRRAVPYHGTVLEEMDLDALLARRPELALVDELAHTNAPGSRHPKRYQDVEELLDAGIDVLTTLNIQHVESLNDVVASITRIRVRETVPDGVLDRADDIEVVDLNPDDLIERLKAGKVYVPSNAERALRHYFSRGNLTALRELALRRTADRVDDELLSHMRANAIPGPWAAGERVLVCVSEDPRSSGLVRYAKRLADRLHAPWTALSIEGPRAASLSETQRDRIAEALRLADRLGGDAVTLPGGRRVADDILAYARSANVNHIVVGKATRSWMFELINGSVVHDLVRRSGDISVHVVPGAAVPDEPAARRPVATLAPPAGSDLRSYALALIATAAGLGLALLLQPYTGVENADLILLTAVVAVAVRLGLGPSLAAVVTASLAYNFFFLPPVYTLTIADPTNVAAFLLFTVVAVIVSNLAARVRRSALVSQGRARATERLYGFSRKLSGCGTLDDVLWATSAQVAAMLKVRVVLLLPEDGTVTVRAGYPPEDRLDEADRAAAQWAFDNDRPAGRGADTLPGARRLFLPMRTGRGTLGVIGLDADGTGPILTPEGRRLLDALADMGALAIERVRLVEDLDRAERAAETDRLARALLTSISHDLRTPLASVLGAASTLRDLDAALPPEAKADLLATIIEESERLNRFIVNLLDMTRLEAGAVAPNLAHQDVAETVDTALRRLDKVLAGHRVAVDVPPDLPTLRLDPVLFEQVLVNLLDNAAKYAPEGTGVTVRARRDGGSVRIEVLDEGSGLPEAEAERVFDKFYRVRKSDRVRAGTGLGLAIARGFVEAMGGRVVAANRRDRPGACFTVTLPVPAGTAQDAAKNDAANGIAA; encoded by the coding sequence ATGACCGGAACCGGCCGCGATCCGAACCGTCCCTCGCCCGACGCCCTGCTCGAAGCGGCGCGCCGGGAGGCCCGGACGCGCGGCCGGCTCAAGGTCTTCCTCGGGGCCGCCCCCGGCGTCGGCAAGACCTACGAGATGCTCACCGTCGGGCGCGCCCGGCGCAAGTCCGGCGCCGACGTCGTGGTCGGCGTGGTCGAGACCCACGGCCGGGCCGAGACCGAGGCGCTGCTCGCTGGCTTCGAGACGATTCCGCGCCGCGCGGTGCCCTATCACGGCACGGTGTTGGAGGAGATGGACCTCGACGCGCTGCTGGCCCGGCGGCCCGAACTCGCCCTCGTCGACGAGCTCGCCCACACCAACGCGCCGGGCTCGCGCCACCCGAAGCGCTACCAGGATGTCGAGGAACTGCTCGACGCCGGCATCGACGTGCTCACCACCCTGAACATCCAGCACGTCGAGAGCCTCAACGACGTGGTGGCCTCGATCACCCGGATCCGGGTGCGCGAGACCGTGCCGGACGGCGTCCTCGACCGGGCCGACGACATCGAGGTGGTCGATCTCAACCCCGACGACCTGATCGAGCGGCTGAAGGCGGGCAAGGTCTACGTTCCGTCAAATGCCGAGCGGGCGCTGAGGCACTATTTTTCCCGCGGCAACCTCACGGCGCTCCGCGAGCTGGCCTTGCGGCGCACGGCCGACCGGGTCGACGACGAGCTCCTGAGCCACATGCGGGCCAACGCGATCCCCGGCCCCTGGGCGGCGGGCGAGCGCGTGCTGGTCTGCGTCAGCGAGGACCCGCGCTCGAGCGGCCTCGTGCGCTACGCCAAGCGGCTGGCCGACCGTCTCCACGCGCCCTGGACGGCGCTCTCGATCGAGGGGCCGCGGGCCGCCTCCCTGAGCGAGACGCAGCGCGACCGGATCGCCGAGGCCCTGCGCCTCGCCGACCGGCTCGGGGGCGACGCCGTCACCCTGCCCGGCGGGCGGCGCGTCGCCGACGACATCCTCGCCTATGCGCGCTCGGCCAACGTGAACCACATCGTCGTCGGCAAGGCGACGCGCTCCTGGATGTTCGAGCTGATCAACGGCTCGGTGGTGCACGATCTCGTGCGCCGCAGCGGCGACATCAGCGTGCACGTGGTTCCCGGCGCGGCCGTGCCGGACGAGCCGGCCGCCCGCCGCCCGGTGGCGACCCTGGCGCCGCCCGCGGGGTCCGACCTGCGCTCCTACGCCCTCGCGCTGATCGCAACGGCCGCCGGGCTCGGCCTCGCGCTCCTGCTCCAGCCCTATACGGGGGTCGAGAACGCCGACCTCATCCTGCTGACGGCCGTGGTGGCCGTGGCGGTGCGCCTCGGCCTGGGACCCTCGCTGGCGGCGGTGGTGACAGCCTCGCTCGCCTACAACTTCTTCTTCCTGCCGCCGGTCTACACGCTCACCATCGCCGATCCGACCAATGTCGCCGCCTTCCTCCTGTTCACCGTGGTGGCGGTCATCGTCTCGAACCTCGCCGCGCGGGTGCGCCGGTCGGCCCTCGTCAGCCAGGGCCGGGCGCGGGCGACCGAGCGGCTCTACGGCTTCTCCCGCAAGCTCTCCGGCTGCGGCACCCTCGACGACGTGCTCTGGGCCACCTCCGCGCAGGTCGCGGCCATGCTGAAGGTCCGGGTCGTGCTGCTGCTGCCGGAGGACGGGACCGTCACCGTGCGGGCCGGCTACCCGCCCGAGGACCGGCTGGACGAGGCCGACCGCGCCGCCGCGCAATGGGCCTTCGACAACGACCGCCCGGCCGGGCGCGGCGCCGACACGCTGCCCGGCGCCCGCCGCCTGTTCCTGCCGATGCGCACCGGCCGCGGCACCCTCGGCGTGATCGGCCTCGACGCCGACGGCACCGGGCCGATCCTGACGCCGGAGGGGCGGCGCCTGCTCGACGCGCTCGCCGATATGGGCGCCCTCGCCATCGAGCGCGTGCGGCTGGTGGAGGATCTCGACCGGGCCGAGCGCGCCGCCGAGACCGACCGGCTCGCCCGCGCGCTCCTGACCTCGATCAGCCACGACCTGAGGACGCCGCTCGCCTCCGTGCTCGGGGCGGCCAGCACCCTGCGCGACCTCGACGCGGCGCTCCCGCCCGAGGCCAAGGCGGACCTGCTGGCGACCATCATCGAGGAATCGGAGCGGCTGAACCGCTTCATCGTCAACCTCCTCGACATGACCCGCCTGGAGGCCGGCGCCGTGGCGCCCAACCTCGCGCACCAGGACGTGGCCGAGACCGTCGACACCGCCCTGCGCCGGTTGGACAAGGTGCTCGCCGGCCACCGGGTCGCGGTGGACGTTCCCCCCGACCTGCCGACCCTGCGGCTGGACCCGGTCCTGTTCGAGCAGGTGCTCGTCAACCTCCTCGACAATGCCGCCAAATATGCCCCCGAGGGCACGGGGGTGACCGTGCGCGCGCGGCGGGACGGCGGCTCCGTCCGCATCGAGGTGCTCGATGAGGGCTCCGGGCTGCCCGAGGCGGAGGCCGAGCGCGTGTTCGACAAGTTCTACCGGGTGCGCAAGAGCGATCGGGTCCGCGCCGGCACGGGCCTCGGCCTTGCCATCGCCCGCGGCTTCGTCGAGGCGATGGGCGGGCGCGTCGTCGCCGCCAACCGCCGCGACCGCCCGGGAGCCTGCTTCACCGTCACCCTTCCGGTTCCGGCCGGGACTGCGCAGGATGCTGCCAAGAACGACGCCGCGAACGGCATCGCCGCATGA
- a CDS encoding K(+)-transporting ATPase subunit C yields the protein MSNPLRPALVLLVALTAVTGLAYPLAVTGLAGAIFPAEAAGSLIERDGRIVGSALIGQSFTGAGFFHGRPSATTAPDPADAARTVPAPYNAANSMGSNLGPTSAALAERVRGDLARLREENPGRPVPVDLVTASGSGLDPDISPEAALFQVPRVARARDLPEDTLRGLVAAQVRGRTLGLLGEPRVNVLALNLALDDLARR from the coding sequence ATGTCGAACCCGCTTCGCCCCGCCCTCGTCCTCCTCGTCGCCCTGACGGCGGTCACGGGGCTCGCCTACCCGCTCGCCGTCACCGGCCTCGCCGGGGCGATCTTCCCGGCCGAGGCCGCCGGCAGCCTGATCGAGCGCGACGGCCGGATCGTCGGCTCCGCCCTGATCGGGCAATCCTTCACCGGCGCCGGCTTCTTCCACGGCCGGCCCTCGGCCACCACCGCCCCGGACCCGGCCGACGCGGCCAGGACCGTGCCGGCGCCCTACAACGCGGCCAATTCCATGGGCTCCAACCTCGGACCGACGAGCGCGGCGCTCGCCGAGCGCGTGCGGGGCGACCTCGCCCGGCTGAGGGAAGAGAATCCGGGCCGGCCGGTGCCGGTCGATCTCGTCACGGCGAGCGGCTCGGGGCTCGACCCCGACATCTCGCCCGAGGCGGCCCTGTTCCAGGTGCCGCGGGTCGCGCGGGCCCGCGACCTGCCCGAGGACACCCTGCGCGGTCTCGTCGCCGCCCAGGTCCGGGGCCGGACCCTCGGCCTTCTCGGCGAGCCGCGCGTCAACGTGCTGGCGCTGAACCTCGCCCTGGACGACCTTGCCCGCCGCTGA